Proteins from a genomic interval of Nocardioidaceae bacterium:
- a CDS encoding replication-associated recombination protein A, with translation MTTSDEPDALFETPGAGGAARTPRGAGSLAGNAHASAPLAVRMRPRTLDELAGQAHLRVEGSPLRRLVEGDQPMSLLLWGPPGVGKTTIASILSGQTDRAFVEVSAVSAGVKEVRAAIEAARAELVRSGQETVLFVDEVHRFSKAQQDALLPGVENRWVSLVAATTENPYFSVISPLLSRSLLLTLESLTDDDIREVMARAVADERGLAGEVAVNDEALDHLVRLAGGDARRGLTYLEAAAGAARSRGRDVVDLATAELAVDKAAVRYDKDGDQHYDVTSAFIKSVRGSDADAALHYLARMIEAGEDPRFIARRLMILASEDIGLADPTALPTAVAAAQAVALIGFPEAQLTLAHATVALAVAPKSNAVTTAISRARADVAKGLIGPVPPHLRDAHYAGAKKLGHGSAYVYAHDEPYGIAAQQYAPDVVDGAAYYEPKPIGAEAGVKERWERVRRIVRGSRGPGGGT, from the coding sequence CTGACGACCTCGGACGAGCCGGACGCGCTCTTCGAGACCCCGGGCGCCGGGGGCGCCGCGCGTACGCCCCGTGGCGCCGGCAGCCTCGCGGGCAACGCGCACGCCTCGGCGCCGCTCGCCGTCAGGATGCGGCCGCGCACGCTCGACGAGCTGGCCGGCCAGGCGCACCTGCGGGTCGAGGGATCGCCCCTTCGTCGGCTCGTCGAGGGCGACCAGCCGATGTCGCTGTTGCTGTGGGGGCCGCCCGGGGTGGGCAAGACGACGATCGCCTCGATCCTCTCCGGACAGACCGACCGGGCCTTCGTGGAGGTCTCCGCGGTCTCGGCGGGCGTCAAGGAGGTGCGCGCAGCGATCGAGGCCGCGCGCGCCGAGCTGGTGCGGTCGGGACAGGAGACCGTGCTCTTCGTCGACGAGGTGCACCGCTTCTCCAAGGCCCAGCAGGACGCCCTGCTGCCAGGGGTGGAGAACCGGTGGGTCTCCCTGGTGGCGGCGACGACCGAGAACCCGTACTTCTCGGTGATCTCGCCGCTGCTGAGCCGGTCGCTGCTGTTGACGCTGGAGTCGCTGACCGACGACGACATCCGCGAGGTCATGGCACGCGCCGTCGCCGACGAGCGTGGTCTCGCCGGGGAGGTCGCGGTAAACGACGAGGCCCTGGACCACCTCGTACGCCTCGCCGGCGGCGACGCCCGCCGTGGCCTCACCTACCTCGAGGCAGCGGCCGGGGCGGCGCGGTCGCGGGGCCGCGACGTCGTCGACCTCGCGACCGCGGAGCTGGCGGTGGACAAGGCGGCGGTGCGCTACGACAAGGACGGCGACCAGCACTACGACGTCACCAGCGCCTTCATCAAGTCCGTCCGCGGGTCCGATGCCGACGCGGCGCTGCACTACCTGGCGCGCATGATCGAGGCGGGGGAGGACCCGCGCTTCATCGCACGCCGCCTGATGATCCTGGCCAGCGAGGACATCGGGCTGGCCGACCCGACGGCGCTGCCGACCGCGGTCGCGGCGGCGCAGGCCGTGGCGCTGATCGGGTTCCCCGAGGCGCAGCTGACGCTTGCCCACGCGACGGTCGCGCTGGCCGTCGCACCGAAGTCCAACGCGGTCACCACCGCCATCTCCCGGGCGCGCGCCGACGTGGCGAAGGGTCTGATCGGGCCGGTGCCGCCGCACCTGCGCGACGCCCACTACGCCGGCGCCAAGAAGCTCGGCCACGGGTCCGCATACGTCTACGCGCACGACGAGCCGTACGGGATCGCCGCGCAGCAGTACGCCCCCGACGTCGTCGACGGTGCCGCCTACTACGAGCCGAAGCCGATCGGGGCCGAGGCCGGCGTCAAGGAGCGGTGGGAGCGCGTACGCCGCATCGTGCGCGGCTCGCGAGGACCCGGCGGCGGCACGTAG
- a CDS encoding ABC transporter ATP-binding protein, with product MSSTGNASAERESAGQNILEVEDLSVAFYVEGEWFPAVRSLSYTVARGEVLAIVGESGSGKTQSSMSLLGLLPGNGRASGSARLNGRELIGMKGSALRDVRGKDMAVIFQEPMTAMNPVYTVGFQLVEMIRTHLDMGPAEAKERALELLRLVEIPEPERRFGNFPHQLSGGQRQRAMIAMALACDPGLLVADEPTTALDVTVQAEILKLMRDLRSRIDAGIVLITHDMGVVADMADRIIVMRQGEVVESGTAAKIFGDPQHAYTKELLAAVPHFGSLAGTTSAQTSGQTSERASAGQGTPAMPTTVKESGSSEPGEHVDVREHGTGRTPVLKAEDLVLEYPKQGRQPAFRAVDGVSFSLMPGEVVGLVGESGSGKSTIGRAVVGLLPVHSGSLEVAGVQMKGARARDLKPLRDKVGIVFQDPSSSLNPRMPIGDSIGEPMYLHKKLRSKGLAQAVEKLLDDVQLPRSYRNRYPHELSGGQKQRVGIARALSLEPTLLVADEPTSALDVSVQATVLELFGELQREHGFASLFISHDLGVIEMVCSRIAVMRHGELVEMGSRDQVVLEPRHEYTQRLVAAVPVPDPDVQRQRREQRDRMIEQAGVS from the coding sequence ATGAGCAGCACGGGGAACGCCAGCGCGGAGCGCGAGAGCGCCGGGCAGAACATCCTCGAGGTCGAGGACCTCTCGGTCGCCTTCTACGTCGAGGGGGAGTGGTTCCCCGCCGTCAGGTCGCTCAGCTACACCGTCGCCCGCGGCGAGGTGCTCGCCATCGTCGGCGAGTCCGGCTCGGGCAAGACGCAGTCGTCGATGTCGCTGCTCGGGCTGCTGCCGGGCAACGGCCGCGCCTCCGGCAGTGCCCGGCTCAACGGTCGCGAGCTCATCGGCATGAAGGGATCGGCGCTGCGCGACGTGCGCGGCAAGGACATGGCGGTGATCTTCCAGGAGCCGATGACGGCCATGAACCCGGTCTACACGGTCGGGTTCCAGCTCGTGGAGATGATCCGTACGCACCTCGACATGGGCCCGGCGGAGGCGAAGGAGCGGGCGCTGGAGCTGCTGCGGCTGGTGGAGATCCCCGAGCCGGAGCGACGCTTCGGCAACTTCCCGCACCAGCTCTCCGGCGGCCAGCGGCAGCGCGCCATGATCGCCATGGCTCTCGCCTGCGACCCGGGCCTGCTTGTCGCCGACGAGCCGACGACCGCCCTCGACGTGACCGTCCAGGCCGAGATCCTCAAGCTGATGCGGGACCTGCGCTCGCGCATCGACGCCGGCATCGTGCTCATCACCCACGACATGGGCGTGGTCGCCGACATGGCCGACCGCATCATCGTGATGCGCCAGGGTGAGGTCGTCGAGAGCGGCACGGCGGCGAAGATCTTCGGCGACCCGCAGCACGCGTACACCAAGGAGCTCCTCGCCGCGGTGCCGCACTTCGGCTCGCTCGCCGGCACGACGTCGGCCCAGACGTCGGGCCAGACGTCGGAGCGGGCGTCCGCCGGACAGGGCACCCCTGCGATGCCGACGACGGTGAAGGAGTCCGGCAGCAGCGAGCCCGGCGAGCACGTGGACGTGCGGGAGCACGGCACGGGGCGTACGCCGGTGCTGAAGGCCGAGGACCTGGTGCTGGAGTACCCCAAGCAGGGGCGACAGCCCGCCTTCCGCGCCGTCGACGGCGTCAGCTTCTCGCTGATGCCCGGCGAGGTCGTCGGCCTCGTGGGCGAGTCGGGCTCGGGCAAGTCCACCATCGGACGGGCCGTGGTGGGGTTGCTCCCGGTGCACTCCGGCTCACTGGAGGTCGCGGGCGTCCAGATGAAGGGCGCGAGGGCGCGCGACCTGAAGCCGCTGCGCGACAAGGTCGGCATCGTCTTCCAGGACCCGTCGAGCTCGCTGAACCCGCGGATGCCGATCGGTGACTCGATCGGCGAGCCGATGTACCTGCACAAGAAGCTGCGCAGCAAGGGCCTGGCACAGGCGGTCGAGAAGCTGCTCGACGACGTGCAGCTGCCGCGGTCCTATCGCAACCGCTACCCCCACGAGCTCTCCGGCGGCCAGAAGCAGCGCGTCGGCATCGCCCGGGCGCTGTCCCTCGAGCCGACGCTGCTCGTGGCCGACGAACCGACCTCCGCACTGGACGTCTCGGTGCAGGCGACGGTGCTCGAGCTGTTCGGTGAGCTGCAGCGCGAGCACGGCTTCGCGAGCCTGTTCATCAGCCACGACCTGGGCGTGATCGAGATGGTGTGCTCGCGCATCGCGGTGATGCGGCACGGCGAGCTGGTCGAGATGGGCAGCCGCGACCAGGTCGTGCTGGAGCCGCGGCACGAGTACACCCAGCGCCTGGTCGCCGCCGTCCCGGTGCCGGACCCGGACGTGCAGCGACAGCGCCGCGAGCAGCGCGACCGGATGATCGAGCAGGCGGGCGTCTCCTGA
- a CDS encoding ABC transporter permease — MVSRPCSLEVRPAMVTYLTRRLLSSALVVAVSTFLMYVLVDLAIDPLEDLRISTAPNRDQLIANRIARLNLDDPVVVRYLDWAQGAGGCLVGQCDLGINFRTNQEVTSLIAGAIGTTMLLVTASAILAIFLGVAVGIVSALRQYSGFDYSSTFVSFLFYSLPVFWVAVLAKEFLAIQFNDFLADPTIGVLFIVIASALVGLAVSAGVGGDRRRRLITFGASAAIIAALLVYIDVADFLVTPSLGLPGVALGSLGAAVGITALSTGLRNRRALYAALTVAGIGIALWYPMFFVWAALEETIWRVLGLGVVAVLVGIAVGFAWGGPDKGASARTAAITALPVATLLFLDRVLRSWPDYVDELRGRPIATTSRSTPNLDGDFWITSIDTFTHLLLPSITLLLISFAGYTRYSRASMLETMNADYIRTARAKGLNERTVVMRHAFRNALLPLASVVPVDIITLAGGAVITESIFSWFGMGKLFVDSLNENIIDPVMAFILVVGILAVVANFVADLAYAVLDPRIRVS; from the coding sequence GTGGTGTCCCGTCCCTGCTCCCTGGAGGTCCGACCCGCGATGGTCACCTACCTGACACGACGCCTGCTCTCCTCGGCGCTCGTCGTCGCCGTCTCCACCTTCTTGATGTACGTGCTGGTCGACCTGGCCATCGATCCTCTCGAGGACCTGCGGATCTCCACCGCACCCAACCGGGACCAGCTGATCGCCAACCGCATCGCACGACTGAACCTCGACGACCCCGTCGTCGTGCGCTACCTCGACTGGGCGCAGGGCGCCGGCGGCTGCCTCGTCGGCCAGTGCGACCTCGGCATCAACTTCAGGACCAACCAGGAGGTGACCTCGCTCATCGCCGGCGCGATCGGCACCACGATGCTGCTGGTCACGGCCTCGGCGATCCTCGCGATCTTCCTCGGTGTCGCCGTCGGCATCGTCTCCGCGCTGCGGCAGTACTCGGGCTTCGACTACTCCTCGACCTTCGTGTCGTTCCTCTTCTACTCGCTGCCCGTCTTCTGGGTCGCGGTGCTGGCCAAAGAGTTCCTGGCCATCCAGTTCAACGACTTCCTGGCCGACCCGACCATCGGCGTGCTGTTCATCGTCATCGCCTCGGCACTCGTCGGGCTGGCCGTCTCGGCCGGCGTCGGGGGAGACCGCCGGCGCCGGCTCATCACCTTCGGCGCCTCGGCCGCGATCATCGCCGCGCTGCTCGTCTACATCGACGTCGCGGACTTCCTCGTCACGCCGTCGCTCGGGCTGCCCGGGGTCGCGCTCGGATCGCTCGGCGCCGCCGTCGGTATCACGGCGCTGAGCACCGGGTTGCGCAACCGGCGGGCGCTGTACGCCGCCCTCACCGTCGCGGGCATCGGCATCGCGCTGTGGTACCCGATGTTCTTCGTCTGGGCCGCGCTCGAGGAGACGATCTGGCGGGTGCTGGGTCTCGGCGTCGTCGCCGTGCTCGTCGGCATCGCCGTCGGGTTCGCCTGGGGCGGCCCCGACAAGGGAGCCTCGGCCCGCACCGCGGCGATCACGGCGCTCCCGGTGGCCACCCTCCTGTTCCTCGACCGGGTGCTGCGTTCGTGGCCCGACTACGTCGACGAGCTGCGCGGGCGTCCGATCGCGACGACCTCACGATCGACGCCGAACCTCGACGGCGACTTCTGGATCACCTCCATCGACACCTTCACCCACCTGCTGCTGCCCTCGATCACGCTGTTGCTGATCAGCTTCGCCGGCTACACGCGCTACAGCCGGGCCTCGATGCTCGAGACGATGAACGCCGACTACATCCGCACCGCGCGGGCGAAGGGCCTCAATGAGCGCACGGTGGTGATGCGGCACGCGTTCCGCAACGCGCTGCTGCCGCTCGCCTCGGTCGTGCCGGTCGACATCATCACGCTCGCAGGCGGCGCCGTCATCACCGAGTCGATCTTCAGCTGGTTCGGCATGGGCAAGCTGTTCGTCGACTCGCTCAACGAGAACATCATCGACCCGGTGATGGCCTTCATCCTCGTCGTCGGCATCCTCGCGGTCGTGGCGAACTTCGTCGCCGACCTCGCGTACGCCGTGCTCGACCCCCGCATCCGAGTGAGCTGA
- a CDS encoding ABC transporter permease, translated as MTSTDNTPPASSTSGSVGAGENAIELKAVEGKSQGQIVRERFFRHTGAMVSLVVLGAVLVLAYSSVGVGPIPGWWKFDYTTTNDVLNRGQPTLGLPTWLGGSGLAWGEHPFGQDTIGKDNFAMVMRGVQVSFNVTIIIGLVAGAIGIVFGAVSGFFRGFTDGALMRFTDLIITFPVIVVGAVLGKLAGGGNWLYLALALGAITWTSLARLVRAEFLTLREREFVDAARVAGASNTRIMFKHMLPNAAGVIIVNTTLLMSIAVLLETALSFLGFGITQPEVSLGQLISEYQSAFTTRPWLFWWPGLFIIIIVLSINFIGDGLRDAFDPRQKKIPSAREMDKALAAQESTSTSRVGAGAGRPSMKDAEEAEQARKPS; from the coding sequence ATGACCTCCACCGACAACACGCCGCCCGCCTCCTCGACCTCCGGGTCCGTCGGAGCCGGGGAGAACGCCATCGAGCTCAAGGCCGTCGAGGGCAAGTCGCAGGGCCAGATCGTCCGGGAGCGGTTCTTCCGCCACACCGGCGCGATGGTCTCGCTCGTCGTGCTCGGCGCGGTGCTGGTGCTCGCGTACAGCTCCGTGGGCGTCGGCCCGATCCCCGGCTGGTGGAAGTTCGACTACACCACCACCAACGACGTGCTGAACCGCGGCCAACCGACGCTCGGGCTGCCGACGTGGCTGGGCGGGTCGGGGCTGGCGTGGGGGGAGCACCCCTTCGGCCAGGACACCATCGGCAAGGACAACTTCGCGATGGTGATGCGGGGCGTGCAGGTCTCGTTCAACGTCACCATCATCATCGGCCTCGTCGCCGGTGCGATCGGCATCGTCTTCGGGGCGGTCTCCGGCTTCTTCCGCGGCTTCACCGACGGCGCGCTGATGCGCTTCACCGACCTCATCATCACCTTCCCGGTGATCGTCGTCGGCGCGGTGCTCGGCAAGCTCGCCGGCGGCGGCAACTGGCTCTACCTCGCGTTGGCGCTGGGAGCGATCACCTGGACCTCCCTCGCACGACTCGTGCGAGCGGAGTTCCTGACGCTGCGCGAGCGCGAGTTCGTCGACGCGGCCCGGGTCGCAGGAGCGTCGAACACGCGCATCATGTTCAAGCACATGCTGCCCAACGCCGCGGGCGTGATCATCGTCAACACCACGCTCCTCATGAGCATCGCCGTGCTGCTGGAGACGGCGCTCAGCTTCCTGGGCTTCGGCATCACCCAGCCCGAGGTCTCGCTCGGTCAGCTGATCAGCGAGTACCAGTCGGCGTTCACGACCCGGCCGTGGCTCTTCTGGTGGCCCGGACTGTTCATCATCATCATCGTGCTGAGCATCAACTTCATCGGCGACGGTCTGCGCGACGCGTTCGACCCCCGCCAGAAGAAGATCCCCTCGGCGCGCGAGATGGACAAGGCGCTGGCCGCCCAGGAGTCGACCTCGACCTCGCGCGTCGGCGCCGGTGCCGGACGTCCGTCGATGAAGGACGCCGAGGAGGCAGAACAGGCCCGGAAGCCGTCGTGA